TCGACGGCGGCGACCTCGCCCGGCTGCTGCCGCGCTTCGGCCTCGAGCGCGACCAATTGGTGGGCGAGATCAACACCGCGCTGGAGCTGTTCCGCATCGGCAGCACGCGCACCCCGGCACTCTCCACGCAAACCATCGGCCTGCTGGAAGACGCGGTGGTGCAGACCAGCGTGCTCGGCCAGCCGACGATCCGCTCCGGGCTGCTGCTGCTCGCCCTGCTCGACCGCGAGGAACGCCGCGCCCTGCTGCTCAACAGCGCCTCGTCGCTGCTGCGCATTCCCCACGAAACGCTGCGGGAAAAACTCCTGGAATGGACCGAAGGCTCCCGCGAACAGCCACCCAGCGCACGCACTCCGGACAAGACGAAACCCGCCAACGCGGCGGCCCAGGACAGCGTGCTCGACCAATACACCCAGGACCTCACCGCCGACGCCCACGCCGGGCGCATCGACCCCATCGTCGGGCGCGACGGCGAGATCCGCCAGTGCGTGGACATCCTCCTGCGCCGCCGGCAGAACAACCCGATCCTCGTCGGTGCGCCCGGCGTCGGCAAGACCGCCGTAGTGGAAGGCCTGGCCCTGCGCATCGCCGCCGGGGAAGTGCCACCTCCGCTGCAAGGCGTGATTCTGCGCGTACTCGACCTCGGCCTGCTGCAGGCCGGCGCCGGGGTCAAGGGCGAGTTCGAGCAGCGCCTGAAAGGCGTGATCGACGCAGTGCGCAGCAGCGAGCAGCCGATCATCCTGTTCATCGACGAGGCCCACACCCTGATCGGCGCCGGCGGCGCGGAAGGCGGCAGCGATGCCGCCAACCTGCTCAAGCCGGCCCTGGCCCGTGGCGAGCTGCGCACCCTCGCCGCCACCACCTGGCTGGAATACAAGAAGTACTTCGAGAAGGACCCGGCGCTGGCCCGGCGCTTCCAGCTGGTGCAGGTCGAGGAACCGGACGAGGCCACCGCCGTCGACATGCTGCGCGGTGTGGCCGCCAAGCTCGAACAGCACCACGGCGTGCAGGTGCTGGACGTGGCCATCCACGACGCGGTGAAGCTCTCGCACCGCTACATCTCCGGCCGCCAGTTGCCGGACAAGGCCATCAGCGTGCTGGACACCGCCTGTGCCCGCGTCGCCCTGGCCCAGCACGATGTCCCGCCGGCACTGGAAAACCTGCGCCACCGCGAACTGGCGGTGGAAGAAGAGCTGCAACGCCTGCGTCGCGAACAGGCCACCGGCCTGGACCACAGCACGCGCATCACCAGCCTGGAACAGGAATCGGTGGACAACCTCGCCGCCATCCGCGCCCTGGAAAAACGCTGGGGCGAGGAACGCGAGGCGGTGCGCGAGCTGCTGCAATCGCGCCGCGAACTACTGACCCTGAGCGAAAGCGCCGACGCCGCCAAGCCCGACGAGGAACTCGACGGCCGCATCGATCATCTGGCCGCCGAACTGGCGCGCCTGGAAGCCGGCCTCGACGCCATCCGCGAGGACGACCCGCTGGTGCCCGAACAGGTCGACTCGAAGACCGTGGCCGCGGTGATCGCCGGCTGGACCGGCATCCCGGTGGGCAAGATGCTCGCCGACGAGGCCCACGCCATCCGCACCCTGGCGCAACGCATGAGCCAGCGGGTGATGGGCCAGGAAGCGGCGCTGGGCACCATCGCCCAGCGCATCCAGGCCTACCGCGCCGGCCTCACCGACCCGGCCAAGCCGGTGGGCGTGTTCCTCCTGCTCGGCCCCACCGGCGTGGGCAAGACCGAAACCGCCTACGCCCTGGCCGACGCCCTCTACGGCGGCGAGCGCAACCTCATCAGCATCAACCTTTCCGAGTACCAGGAAGCCCACACCGTCAGCCAGCTCAAGGGCGCCCCGCCCGGCTACGTCGGCTACGGCAGCGGCGGCGTGCTCACCGAGGCCGTGCGCCGCCGGCCCTACTCGGTGGTCCTGCTGGACGAAATCGAGAAGGCCCACCCCGACGTGCTGGAAGCCTTCTACAACGTCTTCGACAAGGGCGTGATGGAGGACGGCACCGGCCTGGTGGTGGACTTCAAGAACACCGTGATCCTCGCCACCAGCAACGTCGGCGCCGAACTGCTGCTGGACACCCCTTCGGAACAGACCGCTACGCCCACCTTCGACGAACGCCTGCGCAAGGTGCTGCTGCAAGCCTTCCGCGCCGCCTTCCTGGCGCGCATGACGGTGGTGCCCTACCGGCCGCTGGAGGAAGCGACGCTGGAAGGGATCGTCGTCGCGAAGCTGGAGAAGCTGCGCGAGCGCTACAAGGCGGCTACCGGCAAGCAATTCGACTTCGACCCGGCGATCGTCAAGGCGGTGCTCGCCAAGTGCAGTTCGGCGGGGGCGCGGGATATTGAAAATGTGTTGATGGCGGAGGTGACGGGGAAGTTGGCGGAGTGGGTGCTGGGATAACTGAAAAGCATAAGGATACGTTAAATGTGCGACAACAAGGGCTGGTCCATTCAAAGCATAAACTCAAACGTAAAACGTTATTTCTGGTTCACCCCAGACTACTGGGCAAGCTTCAAAAATGGATTTCTCGCGCCAAAAATAATAACCATACAACACCTCCAAGAGATAAATAAAAACATATATCCCGGCTTCAAAAACATGTTCTGCGCAGGTATAGGATATGCCCTCGGAGGCCAAAACGCCCTGACTTACTCCGGGTTCGGATGGTATGTCTCCAAGGTTCCATATCTCGGCCAAACAACGATAAATCGAATGGATAATGAAATAAAATCCCAAATCGTCTATCAACTAGGCGGAATGGCTTCAGCCGTAGCGATCAAATATATGGCCATGAATTACCTGGGGACACTCACTCGAGCAGCCCTGCAATTCAGGCATCCCGCTGCTTGTGCAACCGCATTGGCAGCCATCAAGTTCACCAATTACCTCAACACTGCTGGCGGGACAGTTGCCGTCATTAATCAGTACAATTTAATCCGCGAACAGAAACTTGTTAAAAGCTGCATAAAAAGCTGTGAATCATACGGCCAGGGCGAACTGGAAAAAATTCTGGAAAATGCTATCGAGGGACTTTCAAAACCTGCTCCGGGAGAGGTCTGAGCGTGTTCCGCGCAGATAGGCTCAGCAAAAACACGCACATCTGGAGCTCGATAATCCAGCAACGACATGATTAGCCAAGGACTTCGATGCCCCGTCCCACCGATACCACCACCAGCTTCTTCCTGAACGCCCCGGCGCTGGCGGATCTCTACCCGCAGCGTATTACCGGGCAGGAGGCGCTGAACGATCTCACCCAGTTGAACCTGCTTGGCTTCAGCAGCAATCCACTGGCGCTGCCCGGCGCCATAGCCAGCCACCTCACCACCACCCTGCACAACGATGCCAACCAACGCCCCCTCGACGCCCTGGTCGCCGAAATCCACCAACTCCCCGCCGACGCCACCTCCGACCGCTATCAACTGGTCCTGCGCCCCTGGCTCTGGTGGCTGACCCTGGCCAGCAACAACCGTGTCTTCCAGAACCTCGCCACCAGCGACATCGTCACCACGATCTTCAAGTCCCACGGCTTCACCGACTTCAAGCTGTCGCTGACGGGCAGCTACGAGCCCCGCGAGTATTGCGTGCAGTACGGCGAAAGTGATTTCGCCTTCGTCTCGCGGCTGCTGGAGGAGGAAGGCATCTTCTGGTTCTTCACCCACGAAGAGGGCAAGCACACCCTGGTGCTGGCGGACAGCAACGATGCCTTCCCGCCTATCCCCAACGGGCCGAAGGTGCCGCACCTGGGCCAGGAGATCGGCGTGCGCGAACTGCATGGCATTCGCTCCGCGCAGTACTGCCTGCAGGCGGTGGCCGGGACCTACAGCGCCACCGACTACGAGTTCACCACGCCCACCACTTCGCTCTACTCGCAAGCCCAGGCAGAAGCCGGGCCACGCACGCAGTACGAGCACCCCGGCGGCTACACCGCCAAGGCCCGCGGCGATGCGCTGACCAAGCTGCGCGTGGACGGCCTGCGCAGCCAGGAGAAGCGCCTGATCGGCGAGAGCGACTGCCGCTGGCTGGTGCCGGGGCACTGGTTCACCCTCACCGGGCATGACGACGAATCACTGAACATCGACTGGGTGCTCATCTCGGTGACCCACGAGGCCGACCACGAGCACTACTGCAACCGCTTCGAGGCCATCCCCAAGGCCACTGCCTACCGCCCTCCCCGCACCACGCCCAAGCCGCGCATGCACGCCCAGACGGCCAAGGTGGTGGGCAAGGCCGGCGAGGAAATCTGGACCGACCAGTACGGCCGCATCAAGATCCAGTTCCCCTGGGACCTGCAGGGCAAGAACGACGAGGCCTCGTCCTGCTGGGTGCGCGTGGTGCTGCCGTGGAGCGGCAAGGGCTTCGGCATGCAGTTCATCCCGCGCATCGGCCAGGAGGTGATCGTCACCTTCATCGACGGCGACCCGGACCGTCCGCTGGTCACCGGCTGCGTCTACAACGGCGACAACGCCTTGCCCTATGCGCTGCCGGACAACCAGACGCAGTCGGGTATCAAGACCAATTCCTCGAAAGGTGGCGGCGGCTTCAATGAACTGCGCTTCGAGGACAAGAAGGACGCCGAGGAAGTCTTCCTGCAGGCGCAGAAGGACATGAAGGTGAACGTGCTCAACGACAGCGCCGCCACCATCGGCCACGACGAGACGCTCACGGTGCAGAACGCCCGCACCCGCACGGTGAAGGAAGGCGACGAGACCGTCACCCTGGAAAAGGGCAAGCGCAGCGTGACCATCCAGACCGGCAGCGACACGCTGGACGTGAAGGACACCCGCACGGTGAAGGTCGGCGCCGACCAGACCCACAGCACCGGCGGCAACTACAGCCACCAGGTCAGCGGCAACTTCGAGCTGACGGTGGATGGCAACCTCACCATCAAGGTCAGCGGCACCCTCACCCTGCAGAGCGGCGGCAGCCTGACGCTCAAGACCGACGCCGATCTTGCCGCCCAGGCCGGCACCTCGCTGACCAGCAAGGCCGGAACGTCACTCACCAACCAGGCGGGCACCTCCCTGACCAACAAGGCCGGCACCTCCCTGACCAACGACGCCGGCGTCAGCCTCACCAACAAGGCCAGTGCCGAGCAGACGGTGGACGGCGGCGGCATGCTGACCCTCAAGGGCGGCCTGGTGAAGGTCAACTGAGGACCACGACATGGCCAACAGCGGAACCCTGGACCTCAAGCGCGGCGACAGCACCCTGCAGGGCCGCCTGCAGGACGGCGAACTGGAAGGTCCATTGCGCATCAGCGAGCACGGCCGCCCCCAGGCCAGCCTCGACTATCGCGACGGCGAACTGCACGGCACCGGCACGCTCTACCACCCCAACGGCCGCATCAGCGCGCAGCTGCCCTATGTCCGTGGGCGGCTGCACGGCGAGGCGCGCTTCTTCGTCGCCGAAGGCTGGCTACAGCGCAAGGTCAACTACCGCGACGGGCTGATGCATGGCGAAGCCTGCAGCTACCTGGCCGACGGCACTCTCGCCGAACAGGCCTTTTACCGTGAAGGCGTACAGGACGGCCCCTTCCGCCGCTTCCACGGCAATGGCCAGTTGGCCCAGGAAACCCGCTACCTCAAGGGCGCACCACTGGAGCAGCCGCGCGCGTTCGCCGAAGACGGCCGGCCGCTGGACGACAACGGCAAGCCAATCTCGCGGCTGCGCTGGTGGTTCGAGCGCGGAGTGCCCGAAGGATAGGCACAGTAGCCCTCGGGTACGTAACAACACCGTTGGACGACACAATGTACACCGGAGGTCGGTATGCCCAAGTTCATCGACAATTTCTCATTCATCGATGGCGACGTTATCTACGGCGATCGCGAAGACCGGAAGAAGTACAAAAATGCAGCAGAGATTCTCTATGATGCCTCCAGCACCGGTAAGGCTGCGCTGAAAGCCGTCTTTGACGATGTATGGGTCACGATCGACCAGTACAACAACACCACCTTTCTACCTTTCGACGAGAGACCTGGGGTCTTGCAGACCATTGCCGGGATAGCGGGGACGTTGCCACGAGAGCGCGCCACCCGTTACGTCAATGCATTCTTTGACCATCCCTCCTCCACCAAACCCACCACTCTGACTTCGCAGCAACGAACAAAGGAATCCAGCATCCCCACTGCGCGAGACTACGACCTGCTGGCCCTGCAAAGAATTCGCCGCTCCTGCAAGTTCGGTGTCCTGAACCTGGCCCAGGCCCTCGGTACGCGGGCGAAGATTCACTTCGTGCTGGACAGTCTGCAAGGCGATCGCATGCGCCAGATCGTTCACAAGGAAGCCTATAAGAGCAACGACATGATGCGTGGCGGAGGCACGGCCGTTCCGGTCACGACGTCTGAACTACGTGCGGTCTATCGTGAGCAGAAACGACTGAAGACACCGGTCCTGTTCTACCGCAACCTCGAGCAGGTACCGCCTCCTTGGGAGGAGGACGCTGCGCTCTGGCAGCAATACGCCAAGGTGCGCTACCTCAAGTACAAGACCCGCATGGAGGCTTCCATGCCCGTCAACCCGACAGCAAAGGCTGCCGCGCTGAGCATGTTGCAGCGAGCACAGATCCACGCCGATGCCGATGACTTTCTGGCGGCGGTGGATCTGATCAGGGAATTCCTGCGCTTCGGCCTGGCCGTAGCAACCCCACTTCCCGACGATGACGGCCTTTAAGCAAGCCGATTATCGCAACACATGTCCTCGATCAGGTCAGGGAATCAGCATCTGCACCTGCCCCGGCATCAGCACCTTGATCACCCCGCCCCAGTTGCACATCAAGGTACCGTTCGAGTCCAGCGCCGGCATGCCCCCCAGCAGCATCGTGGGCGGGCCGCCAGGTATCCAGGGCGACGCCGTGGCCGGTATGCAGGGCATGGGCGTCAGCACGCCAAGTGCCGCCGCCGTGGCCGCCGCCACCGTCGGGTTGGCGAGACTGCTGCACATGCCGAAGGGCAGGATGTTCACCAGGGGAATGTGATCCTGCAGATTGGCCGCCGGCATGCCGCTCGACAACGTACGGTTGACCGGCAACACGTTGAGCATCGACGGCGCCACGCCGAAGCTGCACTGCAGGGTTGCACCGCTACAAACCTGGGGACAGCCCATGAAAATCACCTCACGCGACGAAAGTCCGATGTCCGCGCCCCGACGCCATGCCACGCGCTCCGAACAGCACCTGGCTGCGCAGGCAGCCCACACGCCCATCAGCCGGGGCTTTCGCCACTCAGCCCCAGCCCCAGCCCCAGCCCCCACCAGTAGTACATACGCCCACACTACACCACCGAGAGTCACGCTCGCGACGACAGAGACAGTCGCTGGCAAGCCATTTCCTGTCTCCGATCACCTGGTTCAGGCTGCAACACACCGTTCAGAAATCCCCGTGACCGATAAGGTCAAGACTGCCGCTCGCACATCCGGCCATATGCGGACTAACGATGAGGCTTTGCCCAGGTAAGGCCATCCCCCAAATCATCCCCACTGGGAACCTCAGACTCCTTGAAGATCCATCTGGTAGAGCGCAGCCAGTCCGCTCTCAAGCACCTCATTCGCCGATACCTGTATCCATCGATGTGGCTCGGACGGGCACACCTTCTCGATCCAGTGGGCGACGATCTGGTAACCAAGGCTGTATCCCAGCCATCGAGGCCGTTGGGGGCTCGTACCGAAGAACCACGACGCGTGATCGTAGTTGGTCGAATGCAGTTCTTCTGGGCGCGGAAGGTAGCGCAGCAGCTCAGTGAGCGATATCGCGCATTCCCAGAGTTCCGGGGCGCTGGCGAATGTCCTGCTCACGAATTGGCCGGCAAGCCCCTCGCTGACCAGCGCCTCTCCCAAGGTACGCCCATAACCGGGACCAGCCATTCGATAGCAGTGATGGGCCTCATGGGCGACATGGCGGCTCAATGTGCCGTCAACCAGAGAGCTGGCGAAATTCGGATTAAGTGTGTCGACGGACAAGCTGAACAGTGACTTACGCTGGGCGACTCCCAGGACTCCGATTTCCGGAATCACTTCCCCAGCTCGTTGCTGCACCAGAATGTCCAGCGGCTGGTGTCCTGCGTGCCTGCCCAGGACTTCCTGCGCGATTCCGACGGCAGCAGTGACATCCCCCTTGATGTCTTCCAAAGGCCCTTCCGCCTCAAGCCAGTGTATTTTCCACCTGGACACTTTCATCTCCTCCATGATTCTCGAAGCGACAGTTTTGCCCCCGAGCCAGGAGGCGTAAACCCTTTTCGCGAGCATCCGTCACAGAACATTTGGACCTTGCTCTCGACTAGTGACTTCAGGTTGAGAAGACTCAATGATCGCTCCGAGCCAAAATCCGGCAAGCATGAACAAGCACATCCCCCTCACTCGCCACGTTCTCTGAAACATCCCTCATGACCATCCGCCAACACTTGCCTATGCTCTGCAAGGCGTCCCCGCATGGCGGCGCCTCCCGACCCGACCGGATCCGAGCATTTCCATGACCCAACCCGCGAACAGCGCGACAGAGACACCCGTCACCGATTTCCCCAGACTCATCAGCGCTCTGCCGGAGTGGCGAGCGGCATGATCAGGCGCCGCTCCATCACCTTGCGCGGCCTGATCCTGGTCTTCGTGCTGCTGACGACCCTGGCCACGCTGTGCAACAGCCTGCTCGTCGCCTACCGGGTGCAACGCGAGGCGCTGATCCATTCGGCGCTGGAGGCCAACAATGCCTACGCCGCGAAAGTCGCCTCCGGCATCGGCGAGTTCTTCCAGTCGGCGCACCGTCATCTGCGCTACAGCACCGAGATCCTGTCCCGGAACATGGACGACCCGGCTGTCATCCGGGCCGAGGCCGTGCGACTGCAGGCGCAGGACTCGTACTTCAACTCCATCGCCATCGTCGACGCCGACGGCCGGGTGCTGCAGGCCTACCCGGACGCGCTGCAGATCGTCGGCACCACGCTGCGCTCGGTGGGCATCCTGCAGGCGCTGAAGGAGCGCCGGCCGCTGGTCAGCCAGGCCTACATATCGGTGGCGGGAAACCTGGTGGTATTCATCTCCCAGCCGATCATCGGCCCCTCGGGGGAGTTCCTCGGCGTGGTGGGCGGTTCGGTGTACATCCTCAAGCCAAGCGTGCTGCACTCCATCATCAGCAGCCACTTCCACCACGACGGCACCTACGCCTTCGTCACCGACAGCAACCGGCGCCTGCTCTATCATCCCGAGCACTCCCGGCTCGGCAAGGTGCTGGGCAAGAGCGCCACGGTGGATGCCGCGCTGCGCGGCGAAAGCGGCACCGCGTCGATCATCAACTACCGGGGCGTCCCGATGCTCGCCGGCTATGCGCCGGTGCCCGACGCCAACTGGGCGGTAGTGGCACAGCAGCCGCGGGAACGCACGCTCGCGCCGCTGCACCAACTGATGATCGCCATGCTCCTCGACATCATCCCGGCGAGCCTGGTGGGCCTGGTGATCATCTGGCTGGGGGTGGCGCTGATCAGCCGGCCACTGCGGGAACTGGCCAAGAGCGCGAATCACCTGTCGGCCCCGGAGACTACCGGGCAGTTGCGCCAGGTGAATGCCTGGTATGCGGAGGCCTCCGCCATACGCCAGGCGCTGCTGACCAGCGTGCAGCTGCTGCAGCAGAAGCTGGGCCGGCTCAGCCATGAAGCGCAAAGCGACCCGCTGACCGGCCTGGCCAACCGGCGGGCGCTGGACACGGCACTGGCGCTGCTGCAACAGACCCAGCGCCAGTATTCGGTGCTGGCGCTGGATATCGATCACTTCAAGCGGGTCAACGACACCTACGGCCACGACGCGGGGGATGAGGCGCTGAAGCAGGTCGCGGCGGTCCTCCAGCAGTATTCGCGCAGCGAGGACCTGGCCTGTCGATCGGGCGGCGAGGAGTTCATCCTGCTGCTGCCGGACACCCCGCTGGAAACCGCGGGCGGCATCGCCGAGCGCATTCGCGGGGCCGTCGAAGCCGCCGAGGTGCCGCAGATCGGGCACCTGACCCTCTCCATTGGCGTCGCCCAGGGTGACGGCGAGCCGGATGCCGTGCTGAAGACCGCCGACGAGCGCCTGTATCGCGCCAAGCAGATGGGCCGCAACCGGGTCGTCGCCGACTGAGCCGCAAGCGCCATGAGTGCGGGGTAATAAGCTCCGGCGCTCCGGCCGGCTCTACACAGCCGGCCGGAGCGCCGGAACCGGGCGCCGCACTTGCACGTGCGGCGCCCGGAAGGGCCGCCTTACTTGTTCGCGGTCAGCGTACTGTAGGCGGTGATCAGGTTGCGGTAGTCCGGGATGTGATTGGAGAACAGCGCGGCCAGCCCTTCGATGTCGTTGCGCCAGTCGCGGTGCAGCTCACAGGCCACGCCGAACCAGGTCATCATCTGCGCGCCAGCGGCTTCCATGCGGCGCCAGGCGGCGTCGCGGGTAACTTCGTTGAAGGTGCCCGAAGCGTCCGCCACGACGAACACATCGAAGCCTTCTTCCAGTGCCGAGAGCGCCGGGAAGGCCACGCACACTTCGGTGACCACGCCGGCGATGATCAGTTGCTTCTTGCCGGTGGCCTTGACCGCCTTGACGAAGTCTTCGTTGTCCCAGGCATTGATGTTGCCGGGGCGGGCGATATAGGGCGCATCGGGGAACATTTCCTTGAGTTCCGGCACCAGCGGGCCGTTGGGGCCGGTTTCGAAGCTGGTGGTAAGGACGGTCGGGAGCTTGAAGTACTTGGCCAGGTCGGCCAGGGCCAGGACGTTGTTCTTGAACTTGTCCGGTTCGATATCACGAACCAGCGAGAGCAGACCGGCCTGGTGATCGACCAGCAGTACGGCGGCCTGGGACTTGTCGAGACGGACGTAGGGCTTGCTCATGGCGACTCCTCGTTTACAGGTGGGAAGCCCGGCGTAAGCGCCGGGCCAGGGGTTGGACTCAGCGCTGCGAGTCCAGCACTTCGTGCTCGGTCACTACCTGCTGCGCCTTCGCGTAGCTTTCGATCAGCAGTTGGTAGTGAGGGAAGATTAGGCTATAGGCTTCGGCCCATTGGGCTGCATCGGGACGATTCCAGGTACGCTGGATCTCGGAAGCCACCGCGGCGGTGTCCATCGGCACCACGCCGGCCTGCACCACGCGGGCCAGGGTGATTTCCTGGGCCGCCTTGGAGTAGGTGCCGGACGCGTCGATCACGGCGAAAACCCGATAACCGGCATTGACCGCGGCGATGGCCGGGAATGCCATGCACACGCTGGTGATGGTGCCGGCGATGACCAGGGTCTTCTTGCCGGTCTTCTCGACCGCGGCGACGAACTCGGGGTTGTCCCAGGCGTTGATCTCGCCCTTGCGCGCCACGTACTGGGCGTGCGGCGCGGCTTCGTGGATCTCCGGGATCAGCGGGCCATTAGGGCCCTGCGGCACCGAGGCGGTGGTGATGACCGGGATCTTCGCCAGGGTGGCGATCTTCGCCAGGGTGATGGCGTTGTTGCGCAACTCGGTCATCGGCATGTCCTTGACCGTCTGGAACAGACCGCTCTGGTGGTCGATGAGCAGCATGGCGGTGTCGTCGGGATCGATCACCGGACGCTGACCGTTGAAATTGGCGATCTGAGAGAAGTTGCTCATGTTGGTTTCTCCTCGAAGG
This Pseudomonas sp. ATCC 13867 DNA region includes the following protein-coding sequences:
- the tssH gene encoding type VI secretion system ATPase TssH; its protein translation is MDLASLIGRLNPESRRALERAAQRCLQRTHHYVEIEHLLLELLDIDGGDLARLLPRFGLERDQLVGEINTALELFRIGSTRTPALSTQTIGLLEDAVVQTSVLGQPTIRSGLLLLALLDREERRALLLNSASSLLRIPHETLREKLLEWTEGSREQPPSARTPDKTKPANAAAQDSVLDQYTQDLTADAHAGRIDPIVGRDGEIRQCVDILLRRRQNNPILVGAPGVGKTAVVEGLALRIAAGEVPPPLQGVILRVLDLGLLQAGAGVKGEFEQRLKGVIDAVRSSEQPIILFIDEAHTLIGAGGAEGGSDAANLLKPALARGELRTLAATTWLEYKKYFEKDPALARRFQLVQVEEPDEATAVDMLRGVAAKLEQHHGVQVLDVAIHDAVKLSHRYISGRQLPDKAISVLDTACARVALAQHDVPPALENLRHRELAVEEELQRLRREQATGLDHSTRITSLEQESVDNLAAIRALEKRWGEEREAVRELLQSRRELLTLSESADAAKPDEELDGRIDHLAAELARLEAGLDAIREDDPLVPEQVDSKTVAAVIAGWTGIPVGKMLADEAHAIRTLAQRMSQRVMGQEAALGTIAQRIQAYRAGLTDPAKPVGVFLLLGPTGVGKTETAYALADALYGGERNLISINLSEYQEAHTVSQLKGAPPGYVGYGSGGVLTEAVRRRPYSVVLLDEIEKAHPDVLEAFYNVFDKGVMEDGTGLVVDFKNTVILATSNVGAELLLDTPSEQTATPTFDERLRKVLLQAFRAAFLARMTVVPYRPLEEATLEGIVVAKLEKLRERYKAATGKQFDFDPAIVKAVLAKCSSAGARDIENVLMAEVTGKLAEWVLG
- the tssI gene encoding type VI secretion system Vgr family protein, which codes for MPRPTDTTTSFFLNAPALADLYPQRITGQEALNDLTQLNLLGFSSNPLALPGAIASHLTTTLHNDANQRPLDALVAEIHQLPADATSDRYQLVLRPWLWWLTLASNNRVFQNLATSDIVTTIFKSHGFTDFKLSLTGSYEPREYCVQYGESDFAFVSRLLEEEGIFWFFTHEEGKHTLVLADSNDAFPPIPNGPKVPHLGQEIGVRELHGIRSAQYCLQAVAGTYSATDYEFTTPTTSLYSQAQAEAGPRTQYEHPGGYTAKARGDALTKLRVDGLRSQEKRLIGESDCRWLVPGHWFTLTGHDDESLNIDWVLISVTHEADHEHYCNRFEAIPKATAYRPPRTTPKPRMHAQTAKVVGKAGEEIWTDQYGRIKIQFPWDLQGKNDEASSCWVRVVLPWSGKGFGMQFIPRIGQEVIVTFIDGDPDRPLVTGCVYNGDNALPYALPDNQTQSGIKTNSSKGGGGFNELRFEDKKDAEEVFLQAQKDMKVNVLNDSAATIGHDETLTVQNARTRTVKEGDETVTLEKGKRSVTIQTGSDTLDVKDTRTVKVGADQTHSTGGNYSHQVSGNFELTVDGNLTIKVSGTLTLQSGGSLTLKTDADLAAQAGTSLTSKAGTSLTNQAGTSLTNKAGTSLTNDAGVSLTNKASAEQTVDGGGMLTLKGGLVKVN
- a CDS encoding toxin-antitoxin system YwqK family antitoxin, giving the protein MANSGTLDLKRGDSTLQGRLQDGELEGPLRISEHGRPQASLDYRDGELHGTGTLYHPNGRISAQLPYVRGRLHGEARFFVAEGWLQRKVNYRDGLMHGEACSYLADGTLAEQAFYREGVQDGPFRRFHGNGQLAQETRYLKGAPLEQPRAFAEDGRPLDDNGKPISRLRWWFERGVPEG
- a CDS encoding DUF4280 domain-containing protein, which codes for MGCPQVCSGATLQCSFGVAPSMLNVLPVNRTLSSGMPAANLQDHIPLVNILPFGMCSSLANPTVAAATAAALGVLTPMPCIPATASPWIPGGPPTMLLGGMPALDSNGTLMCNWGGVIKVLMPGQVQMLIP
- a CDS encoding DUF2268 domain-containing putative Zn-dependent protease (predicted Zn-dependent protease with a strongly conserved HExxH motif); amino-acid sequence: MEDIKGDVTAAVGIAQEVLGRHAGHQPLDILVQQRAGEVIPEIGVLGVAQRKSLFSLSVDTLNPNFASSLVDGTLSRHVAHEAHHCYRMAGPGYGRTLGEALVSEGLAGQFVSRTFASAPELWECAISLTELLRYLPRPEELHSTNYDHASWFFGTSPQRPRWLGYSLGYQIVAHWIEKVCPSEPHRWIQVSANEVLESGLAALYQMDLQGV
- a CDS encoding GGDEF domain-containing protein, with the translated sequence MIRRRSITLRGLILVFVLLTTLATLCNSLLVAYRVQREALIHSALEANNAYAAKVASGIGEFFQSAHRHLRYSTEILSRNMDDPAVIRAEAVRLQAQDSYFNSIAIVDADGRVLQAYPDALQIVGTTLRSVGILQALKERRPLVSQAYISVAGNLVVFISQPIIGPSGEFLGVVGGSVYILKPSVLHSIISSHFHHDGTYAFVTDSNRRLLYHPEHSRLGKVLGKSATVDAALRGESGTASIINYRGVPMLAGYAPVPDANWAVVAQQPRERTLAPLHQLMIAMLLDIIPASLVGLVIIWLGVALISRPLRELAKSANHLSAPETTGQLRQVNAWYAEASAIRQALLTSVQLLQQKLGRLSHEAQSDPLTGLANRRALDTALALLQQTQRQYSVLALDIDHFKRVNDTYGHDAGDEALKQVAAVLQQYSRSEDLACRSGGEEFILLLPDTPLETAGGIAERIRGAVEAAEVPQIGHLTLSIGVAQGDGEPDAVLKTADERLYRAKQMGRNRVVAD
- the ycaC gene encoding isochorismate family cysteine hydrolase YcaC, which produces MSKPYVRLDKSQAAVLLVDHQAGLLSLVRDIEPDKFKNNVLALADLAKYFKLPTVLTTSFETGPNGPLVPELKEMFPDAPYIARPGNINAWDNEDFVKAVKATGKKQLIIAGVVTEVCVAFPALSALEEGFDVFVVADASGTFNEVTRDAAWRRMEAAGAQMMTWFGVACELHRDWRNDIEGLAALFSNHIPDYRNLITAYSTLTANK
- a CDS encoding hydrolase, whose protein sequence is MSNFSQIANFNGQRPVIDPDDTAMLLIDHQSGLFQTVKDMPMTELRNNAITLAKIATLAKIPVITTASVPQGPNGPLIPEIHEAAPHAQYVARKGEINAWDNPEFVAAVEKTGKKTLVIAGTITSVCMAFPAIAAVNAGYRVFAVIDASGTYSKAAQEITLARVVQAGVVPMDTAAVASEIQRTWNRPDAAQWAEAYSLIFPHYQLLIESYAKAQQVVTEHEVLDSQR